The stretch of DNA GGTTTTGTTGGGGAGTGAATTGGTGTCTCTCCTTTCTGATGTGAATCTACTGCATCATCAATTAGCATCTTATAGTGACCACCCAGTGTAGGGTTTTTGTCTATTTTGATTTTGGTCTGACTGGCCGGTTTAGCGGGGTAAAATGAGACACCTTCGGGAATACTTCTTCGCATAGTGTTAATGTTGTAACTAAGCCAGCATCATAAAAAAGATTACCAGACTCCACAATGAGCGGGTTGTCAAAATTCTTGTTTTGATCTGTTAAAAACTGCCAACAGTAGTTGCTGGCAGAGGGACTTGGTTATTGACGAATTTGTAAAATAGTTGTATATTGCAGGTCGAATGAATTCAATCTCTGAGGAAATTGCTCTTGATGCTCCTCCCTCTCGTGAAAACCTACGAGATGCTCAATTGTATTTCATTGTTGGTTTGTCCAATGGACAGATCGTAAGGCAGGGTGAACACACCCTTCCCTTGGATATCCTTAAGTTTTTGAGGGTTCTGCATGAACAGGAGGGTGTGCTCATCTTATTTGATGCTCCTGCTTTACTCGATCCTACTGATCATTCATGGGATCCGTCCGCTCAAGAGATGAAGGCTTTTCTTCAGGCGGTTCAAGATGGAATGGGTCTTAATGGGATCCCTGTTCAGAATGCTTCTGAGGTGCTTGATCCTCAACGGTTCAAGGAGGCTTTTTCTATTATAAAGTCGATACTCTCTCAAGATCAGACTCTACAGGAACTGATCTGGAAGATCCCTCCTAAAAGTGCAAAGCAAGCAGCTGGTCTTCCTCCCGACGCATTGTGGAATGAACTTCAGGAGGGCGAACAAGCTAAGGCTTGGTCACTGCTTGATTACGAAATTTTACATTTAACTTTCATCGTTCTCTCCCCTGGACGAAAGATTTTACATGGACGGAGTGAAGAACGAAGCAAGCAGCTGGTTCAAAAATTAAGAACCCATCCACGGTATTCTCTTCTCGAACCTTACGATCAAAAACAAAGTGTTTGTAAACTCCCAGAGTTGAGAGAGCGCCACATCCAAGCAGATAAATATCCTAATCCTTATCGAGTTTTAGCTTCATCCTCACCCGCGGTGAAAGGCCAGATTTCCGAGTGTGGGCAAGTCCCCTTGGTTTCCAGTCTTGCCTTGGGAGATGCTTTCCGAGATCTCGTTCGTGATGGGAAACAGAAAGACTTGTTGAGTTATCTGGATTCCAACCTTAAAGGAAGTCCTCTCCAGCAGGATTTAGCTAGAGTGGATTGGGGAAATCCGGCGGCTTTGTATCTCTTGGCTGCGCGTTACATCCAAACGGTTTCCTGGCCCGTTGTAACAGCACGGGCAAAACTCTCTCAAGCTGAGGATCAAAGCTCAATCTGTCGGACGGTCCTGCGCGAATGGGTGGACAGCATTTCTCTATCTCCAAAACTTCGTGTACTTGTGGAGGTTTTAATGCCCTCACTTTATAAAGAATTGCCTCAAGAGCCGCTGGAGCAGATGGCTTGGTACCTTTCGGGGCTAAGCGCTCAAGGTGGCGTGGTTGATTCGCTCCTCGATGGACCGGAAAAAACGACTGTTGAGCTCCTCTTACAGATGCTGAGGGAGTTCTATTTGGAGCTGGGAGGGGGTCCCACTGAACTGGAAGGATCTGATTGGTGGCTCCACTGTGTGGAAATGGATTGCCGGATGAATCGGGGGCAACTGCTCCGATCTTTTGAGTCTGATGAATGGATGGATCAGACTGAACCTGAAAGAGAAAATACTGCTGTGGAATTTCTCAAGACTTCAGAGGCCTCCACTCTCTCGTCCGTCGGGGCAAGTGCCTATCATTCCATGAGGTGGGCCTTAAAAGGAATCCCGGGCTCCCTGGCCCCTATGTCACCCAAAAGTCAGCTTTTTGTTTTTGAACGGGTGCTTTTACCTTACTTATTAAAAAAAGGGGATACCTTGGCTCAAACCTTGCTTTTTATGAGCGCTTCACATTCGAATGAACTCTCTCGTCTTCGCTTGTACAGCAGCTATTTGACTCCTTTGCTTACGGCTTACTCGGATGGACGAGCCGAGGATGCACAGATGACCCCTGCAGAGAAGACGGGGGTACATTTTGAATCCGTTCGTGGCATTTCTCAGATGTACTCTCTTGATCCTATTGGTTCTGAGCATGTCAAAAATGCAGCCTTTCAGGCGTGGTGGGCGTTAAGACGAGATGAGGTGCCTGAAGCTGAGATGCCTCCAGAAGTTGTGAGGCATTTGTTACAGTAAGCGCTGTCTAGATCTTGACTTTTAATCTGTTAGTAGCTACTGTACGGATATGCAGGACTTAATTTCATTTCTCAAGGATCAAGGGTTGAGTGAAAAAGAGGCACAGTTGTATTTGGCTGCTTTACGGTATGGCCCCCAGCCCTCATCCTTTTTAGCGGGTAAAACGGGGTTGCCACGATCGACCGTTGATTATGTTTTTCAAGAGCTGGTTCAGAAAGGTTTTGGGGCTAGTCATAAAGAAAATGAGATTCGATACTATTCCGCAATAAACCCCGAGCATATTGAGTTTTTTTTGTTGGATAAGCTTGGTGAAGCGAAAAAACAAATGGAATCCTTTAAAGATCTTGTTCCTCTGTTTAAACAACAGATGAATATGTGGTCCAGCCTTCCTCTGGTTCAGTATTTTCAGGGTGTAAAGGGGCTGGAACGAATGTTGGATGATTTTTCTTCAGTCGACCAAACAGTTCTTTACATCTCCGGCCACAACATGATGCATCCTAAAATTCGTGAATACACCTACGATGTGTACCTTCCAGCCGTCCGTAAGCATAAAAATAAAAATAAAATCATCATGAATGATGGTGAGAAAGCCCGAGAATATCAAAAAAAGGCTTCTGAAGCCTATGACGAGTTTATTTTTGTGGATCCTGTGAAATTCCCCCTCACCCTCACTACAGCTATTTATGGAGATAAGGTTGCTTTTTGGTCTTACGATCCTTCAGATATGAGTGGAGTCATCCTCAAAAATAGTATGATGGCCTCACAGATGCGTACCATTTTTGAAGCCCTTCGGCAGTTTTTCTCACAAAGCTCCCGCTAGTTGGAGATGGGGTTTATTTCTCCTTTTGTCCCCACGCCTTAACTGTGCATCTTCCTCCTCCTTTTTCTTGGATCCACCTTGCGAGCTCCGTAAGGCCAACACGGTCGGCGCTCATGCCGCCCTGCCCAAATGATGTAAATCTGATATAACGAGGCCCTTCAATACCTGTAGGTACGACTCTTTCCCCCTCTTTTTTCGCGGTTCGGAAGCTCACTCTAACCCTGTCGGTGCTCTGGGTATGATCTCCTCGATAATCCCCTTTTCGTATTGTTTCGAAACGCTGAGGCCACTCAACACTTATCGTAATATCGCCAAACTCAATGGATGCACCTTGGTGACCCCTTTTATTCAATTCAGTTATCTCGGTCGCCAATCTCATGTAGAGATCTTCAAGTTCTTCTCTTGCTCCTTCTGGATTTGCCCCGAGCGCGCTTTTTATTGATGCACTATAATTATCTATATTAAAAGCGAGGGATTCCTCTATTACATCGTCTGTTTCACCATCTAGATCTGGACCCTCTGAATCTCTGGATTCTCCTTCATCTACAAATTGGAATTCTTCCGCTTTAGGCGGCTCGCCTTTAGAATTCTCCGACTGACTATACTCAGGATGATCAGGATTTGTTTGAGCTCTCATATCTTTTTATTATTTAAGAAATCTTAATATTTTAGCATATAAAGATACTTTTCACAAGGTTGATGGCAGAGTTCAATGTCAGCCCATTCCCTTAAAGACTCGCCGCCAATCCAATGTAGCTTTCCGGCGTAAGTTCCATGAGGCGTTTTTTGGCGTCTTTGGGGATGTCCAGAGTTTCGATGAAGGCGGCGATTTTGGCTTGGTCTACGGTTTCGCCGCGAGTGAGTTCTTTGAGTTGTTCGTAGGCGTTTTGGACACCGTAGCGACGGAGCACGGTTTGGATGGCCTCGGAGAGGAGCGCCCAGTTTGCATTGAGGTCTTCGCGGAGACGAGCTTCGTTCACTTCAAGCTTGCCAAGTCCTTTGAGGAGGCTTTTGATGGCCAAAAGCGAGTGGCCCAGCGCGGTTCCAATGTTCCGAAGAACGGTGGAATCGGTCAAATCCCGTTGCATGCGAGAGAGCGGTAATTTTTCGCTGAAATGGGTGAGCAGAGCGTTGGCGAGGCCCAGATTTCCTTCGGCATTTTCGAAATCGATGGGGTTCACTTTGTGGGGCATG from Candidatus Gracilibacteria bacterium encodes:
- a CDS encoding helix-turn-helix domain-containing protein is translated as MQDLISFLKDQGLSEKEAQLYLAALRYGPQPSSFLAGKTGLPRSTVDYVFQELVQKGFGASHKENEIRYYSAINPEHIEFFLLDKLGEAKKQMESFKDLVPLFKQQMNMWSSLPLVQYFQGVKGLERMLDDFSSVDQTVLYISGHNMMHPKIREYTYDVYLPAVRKHKNKNKIIMNDGEKAREYQKKASEAYDEFIFVDPVKFPLTLTTAIYGDKVAFWSYDPSDMSGVILKNSMMASQMRTIFEALRQFFSQSSR